A window from Purpureocillium takamizusanense chromosome 3, complete sequence encodes these proteins:
- a CDS encoding uncharacterized protein (COG:S~EggNog:ENOG503P07V), whose protein sequence is MPARPRIRGLDGFVESTRNLADPHTVRRVKCDEGRPTCQRCNTTGRICDGYQHHRHIQQQAAAAAAAAAGPLSPAPSEHPWATPAESRSLQFFVEQTAVQFGTFLPDDLWSVRMLQLAHSSSCVRHALVALSAYHERFRMGDGGDETYQSGSSGSSSGSSSASEAHGLRQYNMAIRALRVDPTMHLQLVSCTIFVCIEILRRNMTNAISLFKHGCALVRSVSATDPSIDKTLRLIEAFFSRIATQVFLVIGGDRDHSLAKTILPLLERSSGGTDEASTQRTISSIAEAREWLLQLAVAYGRDMPPPAVTALARRFAAWSSAFDAFRRSINKSGRVLGPAERRALALLELHRRYLSINIAALDQEDREDPSSWDQWTDEFREMVGFAEEAAADDNDGPRFYLEIGVLPALFFLCAKCRDPETRRRAIELMARGRVQEGIWGSDMAAKVARRVVALEGGLGGGGGAVVAGDARVRRIAVHADAETLSVGYELRGGWVQEAVEEMQDVVDVD, encoded by the exons ATGCCGGCCAGGCCCCGGATACGGGGACTGGACGGGTTCGTGGAGTCGACAAGGAACTTGGCTGACCCGCACACAGTCCGCCGAGTCAAGTGCGACGAGGGGCGGCCGACGTGCCAGCGAT GTAACACGACGGGCCGCATCTGCGACGGCTACCAGCATCACCGGCAcatccagcagcaggcggcggcggcggcggcggcggcggcgggcccgctgagcccggcgccgagtgAGCAcccgtgggcgacgccggcggagTCGCGGTCGCTGCAGTTCTTCGTGGAGCAGACGGCGGTGCAGTTTGGCACCTTTCTGCCCGACGACCTGTGGAGCGTGCGgatgctgcagctggcgcaCTCGAGCTCTTGCGTGCGGCACGCGCTGGTCGCGTTGTCCGCGTACCACGAGCGCTTCCGCAtgggcgacggtggcgatgagACATACCAGAGCGGAAGCAGcggtagcagcagcggcagcagcagtgctAGCGAGGCGCACGGCCTGCGCCAGTACAACATGGCGATCCGGGCGCTGCGGGTCGACCCGACGATGCATCTCCAGCTGGTGTCGTGCACCATTTTTGTGTGCATTGAG ATCCTACGGCGCAATATGACCAACGCCATCAGCTTGTTCAAGCACGGTTGCGCGCTGGTGCGAAGCGTGAGCGCGACGGACCCATCCATTGACAAGACGCTGCGACTGATAGAGGCGTTTTTCTCACGCATCGCGACCCAAGTGTTTCTC gtcatCGGTGGCGACAGGGATCATAGTCTGGCCAAGACGATCCTGCCACTGCTCGAGCGGTCGTCCGGCGGGAccgacgaggcgtcgacgcaaAGGACCATCTCGTccatcgccgaggcgcgcgagtggctgctgcagctggccgTCGCATACGGGCGCGAcatgccaccgccggcggtgacggctCTGGCGCGGCGGTTCGCCGCGTGGTCCTCGGCCTTTGACGCCTTCCGGCGCTCCATCAATAAGTCCGGACGCGTGCTGGGCCCGGCCGAGaggcgggcgctggcgctgctggagctgcacCGGCGTTATCTGTCCATCAAcatcgcggcgctggaccaGGAGGACCGCGAGGACCCATCGTCGTGGGACCAGTGGACCGACGAGTTCCGCGAGATGGTGGGcttcgccgaggaggccgcggccgacgacaacgatggGCCACGCTTCTACCTGGAGATTGGGGTGCTACCGGCGCTCTTCTTTCTATGCGCAAAGTGCCGCGACCCGGAgactcggcgacgggccaTAGAGCTCATGGCGCGGGGCCGGGTGCAGGAGGGCATCTGGGGCAGCGACatggcggccaaggtggcgcggcgcgtcgtcgcgctcgaaggcgggctcggcggcggcggcggcgccgtcgtagcgggcgacgcgcgcgtgcgtcGCATCGCGGtccacgccgacgcggagacgCTGAGCGTAGGCTACGAGCTGAGGGGCGGGTGGGTGcaggaggcggtggaggagatGCAGGACGTCGTTGACGTGGATTGA
- a CDS encoding uncharacterized protein (COG:S~EggNog:ENOG503P07V): protein MLQLAHSSSCVRHALVALSAYHERFRMGDGGDETYQSGSSGSSSGSSSASEAHGLRQYNMAIRALRVDPTMHLQLVSCTIFVCIEILRRNMTNAISLFKHGCALVRSVSATDPSIDKTLRLIEAFFSRIATQVFLVIGGDRDHSLAKTILPLLERSSGGTDEASTQRTISSIAEAREWLLQLAVAYGRDMPPPAVTALARRFAAWSSAFDAFRRSINKSGRVLGPAERRALALLELHRRYLSINIAALDQEDREDPSSWDQWTDEFREMVGFAEEAAADDNDGPRFYLEIGVLPALFFLCAKCRDPETRRRAIELMARGRVQEGIWGSDMAAKVARRVVALEGGLGGGGGAVVAGDARVRRIAVHADAETLSVGYELRGGWVQEAVEEMQDVVDVD from the exons atgctgcagctggcgcaCTCGAGCTCTTGCGTGCGGCACGCGCTGGTCGCGTTGTCCGCGTACCACGAGCGCTTCCGCAtgggcgacggtggcgatgagACATACCAGAGCGGAAGCAGcggtagcagcagcggcagcagcagtgctAGCGAGGCGCACGGCCTGCGCCAGTACAACATGGCGATCCGGGCGCTGCGGGTCGACCCGACGATGCATCTCCAGCTGGTGTCGTGCACCATTTTTGTGTGCATTGAG ATCCTACGGCGCAATATGACCAACGCCATCAGCTTGTTCAAGCACGGTTGCGCGCTGGTGCGAAGCGTGAGCGCGACGGACCCATCCATTGACAAGACGCTGCGACTGATAGAGGCGTTTTTCTCACGCATCGCGACCCAAGTGTTTCTC gtcatCGGTGGCGACAGGGATCATAGTCTGGCCAAGACGATCCTGCCACTGCTCGAGCGGTCGTCCGGCGGGAccgacgaggcgtcgacgcaaAGGACCATCTCGTccatcgccgaggcgcgcgagtggctgctgcagctggccgTCGCATACGGGCGCGAcatgccaccgccggcggtgacggctCTGGCGCGGCGGTTCGCCGCGTGGTCCTCGGCCTTTGACGCCTTCCGGCGCTCCATCAATAAGTCCGGACGCGTGCTGGGCCCGGCCGAGaggcgggcgctggcgctgctggagctgcacCGGCGTTATCTGTCCATCAAcatcgcggcgctggaccaGGAGGACCGCGAGGACCCATCGTCGTGGGACCAGTGGACCGACGAGTTCCGCGAGATGGTGGGcttcgccgaggaggccgcggccgacgacaacgatggGCCACGCTTCTACCTGGAGATTGGGGTGCTACCGGCGCTCTTCTTTCTATGCGCAAAGTGCCGCGACCCGGAgactcggcgacgggccaTAGAGCTCATGGCGCGGGGCCGGGTGCAGGAGGGCATCTGGGGCAGCGACatggcggccaaggtggcgcggcgcgtcgtcgcgctcgaaggcgggctcggcggcggcggcggcgccgtcgtagcgggcgacgcgcgcgtgcgtcGCATCGCGGtccacgccgacgcggagacgCTGAGCGTAGGCTACGAGCTGAGGGGCGGGTGGGTGcaggaggcggtggaggagatGCAGGACGTCGTTGACGTGGATTGA
- a CDS encoding uncharacterized protein (COG:E~EggNog:ENOG503P8BB), whose protein sequence is MALHLRPATEVDIADIVDVALAAFDPRVDAVTRNLFPGLQARPPGAGDQQQGLRQWSVARKSSRLHVKRSVMMVAVDAEDVVVGYSMWFAPARNGDDDECEPLPRPKLLPFEGLDGAALARLRQVMEDDARETFGEQGSENVWNLDSLGVHPRHQRKGVGRLLLDWGTQQAEAEGKDCYLVATPAGVPLYRAANFESTRTVDIFGTPHVSMIKRCA, encoded by the exons ATGGCCCTGCATCTCCGCCCCGCGACAGAGGTAGACAtcgccgacatcgtcgacgtcgccctcgccgccttcgacccccgcgtcgacgccgtcacccgGAACCTCTTCCCCGGCCTGcaagcccgcccccccggcgccggcgaccagcagcagggtcTGAGGCAGTGGAGCGTGGCGCGCAAATCATCTCGGCTGCACGTCAAGCGATCCGTCATGatggtcgccgtcgacgcggaaGACGTGGTGGTCGGGTACTCGATGTGGTTCGCGCCCGCGCGGaacggtgacgacgacgagtgcgagccgctgccgcggcccaagctgctgccctttgagggcctggacggcgcggcgctggcccgcTTGCGCCAGGTGAtggaggacgacgcgcgGGAAACGTTTGGGGAGCAAGGGTCGGAAAACGTGTGGA ACCTCGACTCTCTCGGCGTTCACCCTCGACACCAGCGAAAAGGCGTCGGCAGGCTCCTGCTCGACTGGGGCACGCAGCAGGCAGAGGCCGAGGGCAAAGATTGTTACTTGGTCGCGACACCGGCCGGTGTCCCACTCTACCGAGCGGCCAACTTCGAGAGCACCAGGACGGTCGACATATTCGGGACCCCGCACGTGTCCATGATCAAACGGTGTGCATGA
- a CDS encoding uncharacterized protein (SECRETED:SignalP(1-19~SECRETED:cutsite=ARG-LD~SECRETED:prob=0.4415)~EggNog:ENOG503PZ71), translating to MKITTLCLVSSAVGGFARGLDVTMPVREKMGVEVEVEVDVARPPETTTTTHGRGTFGRAQPDPDRSTADGRRKVFPPHTEHVCGAFPGGADKWWSVLDAAIWRINAVARRNKQQQQQQQQQQQQGRPSLGAGPRVCERVSCSEGTGVWWCNDEDKPKTLSSWMDIAEALQMAKKKRWCVEERSVQVFHPDHWNVIFAGGVKC from the exons ATGAAAATCACCACGCTGTGCCTTGTTTCGAGT gccgtcggcgggtTCGCACGGGGGCTGGACGTGACCATGCCGGTGCGGGAGAAGATGggggtggaggtggaggtggaggtggatgtggcgcggccgccggagaccaccaccaccacccacggcAGAGGTACGTTCGGGCGGGCGCAACCAGACCCGGACCGTAGCACCGCCGACGGACGGCGCAAGGTCTTCCCTCCGCACACCGAGCACGTCTGCGGCGCGTTCCCCGGCGGGGCCGACAAGTGGTGGAGCGTGCTGGACGCGGCCATCTGGCGCATCAACGCGGTGGCGAGGCGcaacaagcagcagcagcaacagcagcagcagcagcagcagcaggggcggccctcgctcggcgccgggccaaGGGTGTGCGAGCGGGTGAGCTGCTCCGAGGGCACGGGCGTGTGGTGGTGCAACGAC GAGGACAAGCCAAAGACGCTGTCGAGCTGGATGGACAttgccgaggcgctgcagatggccaagaagaagcgctgGTGCGTCGAGGAGCGGTCGGTGCAGGTGTTTCATCCGGACCACTGGAACGTCATCTTTGCGGGAGGGGTCAAGTGTTGA
- a CDS encoding uncharacterized protein (TransMembrane:4 (n5-16c21/22o37-60i72-93o117-139i219-239o)~COG:M~EggNog:ENOG503Q3E7), with product MSPPLLSCLAFSVFFVSVVSTKILHVSLNAGDFPLAVFLLCLPAFFLTDVVLLTAVFLLLRRKIGLLSLVGRVVACLISLITFGAASSFWSFWWKTGGEIEWADVKSFASDAEGKKVLLSESCTALAFASVLLAVSWLAKGYVYALAAAFVSGAEAHITSGLRWITRTTGVGKHLLRAPAEPLLPKQEHEFDSDSDDEEPTSMLEPDDGTPRKCRAAHIAPWIVGAAALAVFLSLATVLDPDRPYSRMLSTLPLPLVGIFMGKSVHCVDSSWPLPALIAKSRWELPRGDFKGWAPGTDSALAKKYTERVPSWMPDPVPDGFFRWDHKFRAQTEASSQAKLANASSAAAADKCPDKSGDDAKWYNPVNDPLRVSNLDEEVLPALASALAAVNIKHIALFQMESSREELFPIQQDSGIHSIIMGSHEAKKHDEINALLSQLTPNAEKISGKPGNFKSADGKAYPPVAPAVWNDTTQPGFGGITVIGGHTPSSASTKSMAASHCGVWPMSVTMFEESQTNSYQPCIPQILNLFNQLKGNRTGANSTDFLEQQWNSAFFMSITDSYDRQHEFEMKIGFDPIIEKEAMDKDAAKDPTLEEINYFGYPETALRSHMRDYITNATADNKRMFMSHFTSTTHHAWGVPEWFKTFDYMPDKSKHKDFNKYLNAVRFDDMWMGMVMQLFDDLGIANETLAIFVGDHGQAFKEDFHKTGTYANGHVSNFRVPIIFRHPLLPRVHYEHNATSVSIIPTILDLLINTGSLNKQDTAAASDLVHDYEGQSLIRPYRTIQHGRRAWNFGIVNPGGRFLALTSADVPWRLVIPQGDEQSELVFTDLKDDPLELHRIKAWAVAGLQRKVRATYGEEAATWVAEAEAVAQWWAESRKRLWHYDE from the exons ATGAGTCCCCCTCTGTTGAGTTGCTTGGCGTTTTCCGTCTTTTTCGTGTCCGTCGTGTCGACCAAAATCCTTCATGTGTCGCTCAACGCGGGCGACTTTccgctcgccgtcttcctcctctgcctgcccgcctttTTCCTGACCGACGTGGTGCTGTTGACGGCCGTATTCCTGCTCCTACGGCGTAAGATTGGTCTGCTGTCGCTCGTGGGGCGCGTCGTGGCGTGCTTGATCAG CCTCATCACGTttggcgccgcgtcctcgttCTGGAGCTTCTGGtggaagacgggcggcgaaATCGAGTGGGCCGACGTCAAGTCGTTCGCCTCGGACGCCGAGGGCAAAAAGGTGCTGCTCAGCGAGAGCTGCACCGCCCTGGCGTTTGCGAgcgtgctcctcgccgtctcctgGCTCGCCAAGGGCTACGTCTACGCCCTagccgccgcctttgtcTCGGGGGCAGAGGCACACATCACCTCTG GCCTGCGATGGATTACCAGGACGaccggcgtcggcaagcacCTGCTCAGGGCGCCCGCCGAACCCCTCCTCCCGAAGCAGGAGCACGAGTTCGACTCCGATTCCGACGATGAAGAGCCGACATCGATgctcgagcccgacgacggcacgccgcgcaagtgccgcgccgcgcacaTCGCCCCTTggatcgtcggcgccgctgccctcgccgtcttcctctcGCTCGCGACCGTCCTCGACCCCGACCGGCCCTACAGCCGCATGCTGTCGACgctaccgctgccgctcgtgGGCATCTTCATGGGCAAGTCGGTCCATTGCGTCGACAGcagctggccgctgcccgccctcatcgccaagTCGCGCTGGGAGCTGCCCCGCGGCGATTTCAAGGGCTGGGCCCCTGGTACCGATAGTGCCCTGGCCAAGAAGTACACCGAGAGGGTTCCCTCGTGGATGCCGGACCCCGTGCCCGACGGCTTCTTCAGGTGGGACCACAAGTTCAGGGCGCAGAccgaggcgtcgtcgcaggCCAAGTTGGCCAAtgcgtcctcggccgccgctgccgacaaGTGCCCCGACAAgtctggcgacgacgccaagtGGTACAACCCCGTCAACGATCCGCTCAGAGTCtccaacctcgacgaggaggtgctgccggccctcgccagcgccctcgccgccgtcaacatCAAGCACATTGCGCTCTTCCAGATGGAGAGCTCGCGTGAGGAGCTCTTTCCCATCCAGCAGGACTCGGGCATTCacagcatcatcatgggcTCCCACGAAGCCAAGAAGCATGACGAAATCAATGCGCTCCTATCGCAGCTGACGCCCAACGCCGAGAAGATCAGCGGCAAGCCGGGCAACTTCAAGAGCGCCGATGGCAAGGCGTACCCGCCAGTGGCGCCAGCGGTATGGAACGACACGACGCAGcccggcttcggcggcatcaccgtcatcggcggccacacgcccagcagcgcgtcgaccaagagcatggccgccagccactGCGGAGTGTGGCCCATGTCCGTCACCATGTTCGAGGAGTCCCAGACCAACAGCTACCAACCCTGCATCCCACAGATCCTCAACCTCTTCAACCAGCTCAAGGGCAACCGCACTGGCGCTAACAGCACCGATTTTCTCGAGCAGCAGTGGAActcggccttcttcatgTCCATCACCGACTCGTACGACCGGCAACACGAGTTTGAGATGAAGATTGGCTTCGACCCCATCATCGAAAAGGAGGCTATGGACAAGGACGCAGCCAAGGACCccacgctcgaggagatCAACTACTTTGGCTATCCGGAGACGGCGCTCAGGTCGCATATGCGCGACTACATCACCAACGCCACGGCCGACAACAAGCGCATGTTCATGTCGCACTTTACCAGCACGACGCACCACGCCTGGGGCGTGCCTGAGTGGTTCAAGACGTTTGACTACATGCCCGACAAGAGCAAGCACAAGGACTTCAACAAGTACCTCAACGCGGTCCGCTTCGACGACATGTGGATGGGCATGGTGATGCAGCTGTTTGACGACCTCGGCATTGCCAACGAGACGctcgccatcttcgtcggCGATCACGGCCAGGCCTTCAAGGAGGACTTCCACAAGACGGGCACGTACGCCAACGGGCACGTTAGCAACTTCCGCGTGCCCATCATCTTTAGGCACCCACTGCTCCCGCGCGTGCACTACGAGCACAACGCCACGTCTGTATCCATCATCCCGACCATCCTTGACCTACTCATCAACACCGGCTCGCTCAATAAGCaggacacggccgccgcttcGGACCTAGTGCACGACTACGAAGGCCAGTCGCTCATCCGGCCGTACCGGACGATtcaacacggccgccgcgcgtggAACTTTGGCATCGTCAAcccgggcgggcgcttcCTGGCCCTGACGTCGGCCGACGTGCCGTGGAGGCTCGTCATCCcccagggcgacgagcagTCGGAGCTAGTCTTCACCGACCTCAAGGATGACCCGCTCGAGCTGCACCGCATAAAGGcctgggccgtcgccgggctgcagAGGAAGGTCCGGGCCACCTACGGTGAGGAGGCCGCCACGtgggtggccgaggccgaggccgtggctCAGTGGTGGGCCGAGTCGCGCAAGCGGCTCTGGCACTATGACGAGTAA
- a CDS encoding uncharacterized protein (TransMembrane:1 (o30-51i)): MEPSRQTSSGWQVGEGEGALDPTAPARPPLLFVVSLLAFVSPLFASSLPTFDFVLTFPHPFDFGPLVWDSDLYSTASPHRHRRTLLSLSFSLSLSPSLPHSHPRSLPLRAHTSLSFIVSITSRFARDLATILSFMLS, encoded by the coding sequence ATGGAGCCCAGCAGACAAACCTCTTCGGGTTGGCaggtgggcgagggcgaaggcgcGCTGGACCCGACCGCACCGGCACGCCCGCCTTTATTGTTTGTCGTTTCTTTGTTGGCCTTCGtttccccccttttcgcATCGTCGTTGCCTACCTTTGATTTCGTCTTGACCTTTCCTCACCCTTTCGACTTTGGACCTTTGGTGTGGGACTCTGATCTCTATTCGACGGCTTCcccccatcgtcaccgtcggaCGCTTCTGTCTCtgtctttctctctctcgctctccccctccctcccccattCACACCCACGCTCACTCCCTCTCCGAGCTCACACCTCGCTGTCGTTTATTGTTTCTATTACTTCTCGCTTTGCTCGCGACCTAGCCACTATTCTCTCGTTCATGTTGTCTTGA
- a CDS encoding uncharacterized protein (EggNog:ENOG502GP2H~SECRETED:SignalP(1-26~SECRETED:cutsite=ASG-LA~SECRETED:prob=0.1472)) yields the protein MGDYAGPRRLLSALSLAVMTVTAASGLALDARAATFKHIAHTSFSLSRSPAGVDYQAMVNKVEADPRVKRVSLDDVVGASSPRSNGRYPLCHDTNLDTKLHPTGFCWSAADDTSAEWVPQGITGSGDADPSGTVGGRRLVAASWHYTDDKFARISIADFSKPSKGIGYHHLLLVQATPDGNFASVENVHADGLMWFGNKLFLATGVRLQVYSLDHIWKTRTDGGNAGKVGLFADGAYARWHGWAMPMIAEYRTAWGAGGSWKSCVSAKGDTPCLNSISLAPDRKSFVTAEYLADKAGGGRVIRWSIDAATGLPAGKAAEAFASPVWHQQGIATDGKAFFVSGDCPGAPPAKDPNNHICIHKASPDSAPHVLTKAPPLTQNLAYWPWTGELWGINERISTKGGKRVVFNIKP from the coding sequence ATGGGGGACTACgccgggcctcgtcgcctcttGAGcgctctctcgctcgccGTCATGACAGTCACCGCGGCGTcaggcctcgccctcgacgcccgggcCGCGACGTTCAAGCACATCGCCCACACCTCCTTCTCGCTATCCAGGAgccccgccggcgtcgactaCCAGGCCATGGTCAacaaggtcgaggccgacccCCGGGTCAAAAGGGtgagcctcgacgacgtcgtcggcgcgtcCTCTCCGCGGAGCAACGGCCGCTACCCGCTCTGCCACGACACGAACCTGGACACGAAGCTCCACCCAACTGGCTTCTGCTGGagcgcggccgacgacaccaGCGCCGAGTGGGTGCCGCAGGGCATCACGGGGTCCGGCGACGCCGATCCGAGCGGCACcgtgggcggccggcgcctcgtcgcggccagcTGGCACTACACCGACGATAAGTTTGCGCGCATCAGCATCGCCGACTTCAGCAAGCCGTCCAAGGGCATCGGCTACCATCACCTGCTCCTGGTGCAGGCCACCCCGGACGGGAACTTTGCCAGCGTCGAGAACGTGCACGCCGACGGGCTGATGTGGTTCGGCAACAAGCTGTTCCTCGCCACCGGCGTGCGGCTCCAGGTGTACAGCCTCGACCACATTTGGAAGACGCGCACCGACGGTGGCAACGCCGGCAAGGTCGGCCTcttcgccgacggcgcgtACGCGCGCTGGCATGGCTGGGCGATGCCCATGATTGCCGAGTACCGCACCGCctggggcgccggcgggtCGTGGAAGTCGTGCGTCTCGGCCAAGGGCGACACGCCCTGCCTTAACTCCATCTCGCTAGCCCCCGACCGCAAGTCCTTTGTGACGGCCGAGTACctggccgacaaggccggcggcgggcgggtgatTCGCTGGAGCATCGATGCCGCCACCGGGCTGCCCGcgggcaaggccgccgaggccttTGCGTCGCCAGTCTGGCACCAGCAGGGCATCGCcaccgacggcaaggccttCTTCGTCTCGGGCGACTGtcccggggcgccgccggccaaggaCCCCAACAACCACATCTGCATCCACAAGGCGTCGCCCGACAGCGCGCCGCACGTGCTGaccaaggcgccgccgctgacaCAGAATCTGGCCTACTGGCCGTGGACGGGAGAGCTTTGGGGCATCAACGAGCGCATTAGcaccaagggcggcaagcgTGTCGTCTTTAACATCAAGCCTTAG
- a CDS encoding uncharacterized protein (EggNog:ENOG503NW4K~SECRETED:SignalP(1-17~SECRETED:cutsite=ATA-RF~SECRETED:prob=0.3392)), translating into MSQKTAVILSLLAVATARFGREQVPVAAVQALSGRGQPGASGTLSGAVPGVLLAAADPCAKLSLADDIVRQLGETDDVVAAAKGVVAAEQNFNPFVVDRPNVCGDASLPATAALRGVVPLVDPAVGGSDVENANSATSVDRPFNADGLSVAQVMDAQGFSNFTVDGQAPGNPARNGTGSGGKAGNSGNVGKNGNTGNNDNKPGSCGAAGGDNNNSNNNGGGGKGHGNGSNNTGNFNKGGNANNGTAADFGICTPTIDFRLGRAGRKADEGTFLPTDPLVAKGQQDALNPSIITNRVCDQLTNVCEANAAAKALCRDAQAKVQASGDRSAAAATTFNGLLGF; encoded by the coding sequence ATGAGCCAAAAGACGGCCGTCATTCTGAGCCTGTTGGCGGTTGCCACGGCGCGTTTCGGCCGGGAGCAggtccccgtcgccgcagtGCAGGCCCTCTCGGGCCGtggccagcccggcgcctCCGGCACGCTGTCGGGGGCGGTGCCGGGCGTgctcctggccgccgcggacccCTGCGCCAAGCTGTCCCTGGCTGACGACATCGTCAGGcagctgggcgagacggacgacgtcgtggccgccgcgaagggcgtcgtcgcggcggagcAAAACTTCAACCCCTTTGTCGTCGATAGGCCCAACGTCTGTGGCGACGCCTCGCtccccgcgacggccgcgctCCGAGGCGTGGTCCCGCTCGTCGATccggccgtgggcggctCCGACGTGGAGAATGCTAACTCGGCCACGTCGGTCGACCGGCCGTTCAATGCGGATGGCCTGTCGGTTGCCCAGGTTATGGATGCCCAGGGCTTCTCAAACTTTActgtcgacggccaggcgcCCGGGAACCCGGCCCGCAATGGGACGGGGAGCGGAGGGAAGGCCGGCAACAGTGGAAACGTTGGCAAGAATGGCAACACTGGCAATAACGACAACAAGCCTGGGAGCTGTGGTGCCGCCGGTGGTGATAACAACAACTCGaacaacaacggcggcggcggcaagggccatGGCAATGGCAGCAACAACACTGGCAACTTTAACAAGGGCGGAAACGCCAacaacggcaccgccgccgactttgGGATATGCACGCCCACCATCGACTTCCGGCTgggccgcgcgggccgcaaggccgacgagggcacgTTTCTGCCCACCGATCCGCTCGTGGCGAAGGGCCAGCAGGACGCGCTGAAccccagcatcatcaccaaccgCGTCTGCGACCAGCTGACAAACGTCTGCGaggccaacgccgcggccaaggccctctgccgcgacgcgcaggcCAAGGTTCAAGCATCGGGGGaccgcagcgcggcggcggcgaccacgtTCAATGGCTTGCTGGGCTTTTAG
- a CDS encoding uncharacterized protein (EggNog:ENOG503NYID~SECRETED:SignalP(1-18~SECRETED:cutsite=VLA-AP~SECRETED:prob=0.7285)~COG:S), producing the protein MKFSASVVLSAAAAAVLAAPLPQPTPPGIPSASTARTLLNGLKVATPGSGDGYSRQKFPHWETVNGTCNTREFVLKRDGTDVKVNDACAATSGTWKSPYDDGTWTQASDVDIDHMVPLKNAWISGASAWTTEKRKGFANDITRPQLWAVTDNVNQAKSDQSPDEWKPPLKSFYCTYAKSWVQVKSYYKLTITDAEKGALAGMLDSC; encoded by the exons ATGAAGTTCTCTGCGTCCGTCGtgctctccgccgccgccgccgcggtcctCGCAGCTCCTCTTCCCCAGCCGACGCCT CCCGGCATCCCCAGTGCGTCCACGGCGAGGACCCTGCTCAACGGCCTCAAGGTCGCCACgcctggcagcggcgacggctacAGTCGTCAAAAGTTCCCTCACTGGGAGACGGTCAACGGCACCTGCAACACGAG AGAGTTTGTCCTCAAGCGGGACGGCACCGACGTCAAGGTCAACGACGCGTGCGCGGCCACATCGGGCACCTGGAAAAGCCCgtacgacgacgggacgTGGACGCAGGCAAGCGACGTCGACATTGACCACATGGTGCCGCTCAAGAATGCCTGGATC TCGGGCGCCTCGGCATGGACGACggagaagcgcaagggcTTCGCCAACGACATCACGCGGCCGCAGCTCTGGGCCGTGACGGACAACGTCAACCAGGCCAAGAGCGACCAGAGCCCTGACGAGTGGAAGCCGCCCCTGAAGAGCTTCTACTGCACCTACGCCAAGAGCTGGGTCCAGGTCAAGAGCTACTACAAGCTGACCATCACCGACGCTGAGAAGGGTGCTCTCGCAGGCATGCTGGACTCGTGCTGA